One window of Salvelinus fontinalis isolate EN_2023a chromosome 19, ASM2944872v1, whole genome shotgun sequence genomic DNA carries:
- the LOC129816907 gene encoding hatching enzyme 1.2 isoform X1, with product MGQSTSVSFKRFPKSYSDDHVVRSEMTAMDLIIEANEFQAAQVPDGTSFRDGDIAVTTGRRSKVCFACSCLWSKSVDGHVYVAYRLSLDYSDLDQRIIKAGMEDMERGTCVRFVPWTHQRDYLDIQPKSGCWSYLGQRGGRQTLSLQSPDCMLSGVVSHELMHALGFVHEHSRIDRDNYVTVLWENIWKDRVRNFEKFKTNSLDVPYDYGSIMHFGMYSYSEDGDPTIKPKRTNQKTHLGQRTGLSQLDKMKINILYKCETLED from the exons AGTACCTCAGTGAGCTTCAAAAGGTTCCCCAAAAGTTATTCAG ATGATCACGTTGTACGCAGTGAGATGACAGCGATGGATCTAATCATAGAGGCCAATGAGTTCCAAG cCGCCCAGGTTCCAGACGGCACTAGTTTCAGGGATGGAGATATCGCTGTGACTACGGGGAGGCGCTCTAAGGTCTGTTTCGCATGCAGCTGTCTGTGGTCCAAGTCAGTGGACGGACATGTCTACGTTGCATACAGGCTCTCATTGGACTACA GTGACTTGGATCAGAGGATAATTAAGGCAGGTATGGAGGACATGGAGAGAGGTACCTGTGTGCGTTTTGTTCCATGGACACATCAGAGGGACTACCTGGATATCCAGCCTAAGTCGGG gtgttgGTCGTATCTCGGGCAGCGTGGTGGCCGACAAACTTTATCTCTACAGTCTCCTGACTGTATGTTGTCTGGCGTGGTCTCCCATGAACTCATGCACGCCCTGGGATTCGTGCACGAACATTCCCGCATCGACCGCGACAACTATGTCACTGTCCTGTGGGAGAACATTTGGAAGG ATCGCGTACGGAACTTTGAGAAGTTCAAAACCAACTCTCTGGACGTTCCCTATGACTACGGCTCCATCATGCACTTTGGAAT GTATTCCTATTCAGAAGATGGAGATCCTACCATCAAACCTAAGAGGACGAACCAGAAAACTCATCTGGGGCAGAGGACCGGTCTCAGTCAACTGGACAAAATGAAGATAAACATTCTCTACAAATGTG AAACCCTGGAGGATTAG
- the LOC129816907 gene encoding high choriolytic enzyme 1 isoform X2 has product MTAMDLIIEANEFQAAQVPDGTSFRDGDIAVTTGRRSKVCFACSCLWSKSVDGHVYVAYRLSLDYSDLDQRIIKAGMEDMERGTCVRFVPWTHQRDYLDIQPKSGCWSYLGQRGGRQTLSLQSPDCMLSGVVSHELMHALGFVHEHSRIDRDNYVTVLWENIWKDRVRNFEKFKTNSLDVPYDYGSIMHFGMYSYSEDGDPTIKPKRTNQKTHLGQRTGLSQLDKMKINILYKCETLED; this is encoded by the exons ATGACAGCGATGGATCTAATCATAGAGGCCAATGAGTTCCAAG cCGCCCAGGTTCCAGACGGCACTAGTTTCAGGGATGGAGATATCGCTGTGACTACGGGGAGGCGCTCTAAGGTCTGTTTCGCATGCAGCTGTCTGTGGTCCAAGTCAGTGGACGGACATGTCTACGTTGCATACAGGCTCTCATTGGACTACA GTGACTTGGATCAGAGGATAATTAAGGCAGGTATGGAGGACATGGAGAGAGGTACCTGTGTGCGTTTTGTTCCATGGACACATCAGAGGGACTACCTGGATATCCAGCCTAAGTCGGG gtgttgGTCGTATCTCGGGCAGCGTGGTGGCCGACAAACTTTATCTCTACAGTCTCCTGACTGTATGTTGTCTGGCGTGGTCTCCCATGAACTCATGCACGCCCTGGGATTCGTGCACGAACATTCCCGCATCGACCGCGACAACTATGTCACTGTCCTGTGGGAGAACATTTGGAAGG ATCGCGTACGGAACTTTGAGAAGTTCAAAACCAACTCTCTGGACGTTCCCTATGACTACGGCTCCATCATGCACTTTGGAAT GTATTCCTATTCAGAAGATGGAGATCCTACCATCAAACCTAAGAGGACGAACCAGAAAACTCATCTGGGGCAGAGGACCGGTCTCAGTCAACTGGACAAAATGAAGATAAACATTCTCTACAAATGTG AAACCCTGGAGGATTAG